One Punica granatum isolate Tunisia-2019 chromosome 3, ASM765513v2, whole genome shotgun sequence genomic window carries:
- the LOC116201108 gene encoding ubiquitin carboxyl-terminal hydrolase 7-like isoform X1: MLKVSVKWQKEVFPDVEIDTSLPPYVFKCQLFDLTGVPPERQKIMVKGGLLKDDADWKTVGIKQGQKLMMMGTADEIVKAPEKGPVFVEDLPEEEQAVAVGHSAGLFNLGNTCYMNSTVQCLHSVPELKSALLQYRPSGRRNDLDQTSHMLTVATRDLFSELDKTAKPVAPMQFWMSLRKKYPQFGQLHNGVFMQQDAEECWTQLLYTLSLSLRSPGANDNLDTIKALFGIELVSRMHCQESGEESSEAESVYSLKCHISQEVNHLHEGLKHGLKSELEKASPPLGRSAIYIKESRINGLPRYLTIQFVRFFWKRESNQKAKILRKVDYPLELDVYDFCSSDLQKKLEAPRQFLRDEEGKKLGLKVAEKNAAAPKDDDEKMADAEGSSNTNGESSVASSQDAEDTQLTGVYDLVAVLTHKGRSADSGHYVAWVKQEDGKWIEYDDDNPIPQREEDIVKLSGGGDWHMAYICMYKARVVRM; encoded by the exons ATGCTTAAAG TTTCTGTAAAATGGCAAAAGGAGGTATTCCCTGATGTGGAAATTGACACCAGCCTGCCTCCTTATGTTTTCAAGTGCCAGTTGTTTGATCTTACTGGAGTTCCGCCAGAAAGGCAGAAGATCATGGTCAAGGGTGGTCTGTTAAAG GATGATGCAGACTGGAAAACTGTTGGTATCAAACAG GGCCAAAAATTGATGATGATGGGAACAGCTGATGAGATTGTAAAAGCCCCAGAGAAGGGTCCTGTTTTTGTCGAAGATCTTCCTGAAGAAGAACAAGCTGTTGCAGTG GGTCACAGTGCAGGCTTATTCAATCTGGGAAATACATGCTACATGAACTCTACTGTACAGTGTCTACATTCTGTTCCTGAATTGAAGTCGGCCTTACTTCA GTATCGACCTTCTGGAAGAAGGAATGATCTGGATCAAACTTCTCATATGCTGACTGTTGCAACACGTGATTTGTTTAGTGAGTTGGATAAGACTGCGAAGCCTGTTGCGCCGATGCAATTTTGGATG TCCCTGCGGAAAAAATATCCTCAGTTTGGGCAGTTGCACAATGGTGTCTTCATGCAGCAG GATGCTGAAGAATGCTGGACTCAACTTTTATACACTCTTTCACTGTCTCTTCGGTCACCAGGTGCCAA CGACAATCTGGATACTATTAAAGCCCTTTTTGGTATTGAACTTGTGAGCAG GATGCATTGCCAAGAAAGTGGTGAAGAAAGCTCAGAAGCAGAGTCAGTTTATTCCCTTAAGTGCCACATATCACAAGAGGTGAACCATTTGCATGAAGGACTGAAACAT GGTTTGAAATCTGAATTGGAAAAGGCTTCGCCACCATTGGGGAGAAGTGCAATTTACATTAAGGAGTCTCGTATCAATGGCTTACCGAG GTATTTAACCATCCAGTTTGTTCGATTTTTCTGGAAGAGGGAGTCAAATCAGAAGGCCAAGATTCTGCGA AAAGTAGACTATCCTTTGGAGTTGGATGTCTATGATTTCTGTTCTAGTGACCTACAGAAGAAGTTGGAAGCCCCTCGCCAG TTTCTTAGGGATGAGGAAGGTAAAAAACTTGGACTAAAGGTAGCTGAGAAGAATGCTGCTGCACCAAAAGACGATGATGAGAAGATGGCTGATGCAGAG GGTTCATCAAACACAAACGGGGAGTCATCTGTGGCGTCTTCTCAAGATG CGGAGGACACCCAGCTGACCGGAGTTTATGACTTGGTTGCGGTCTTGACCCACAAGGGCAGAAGTGCTGATTCTGGACATTATGTCGCCTGGGTCAAGCAAGAAGATG GAAAATGGATCGagtatgatgatgataatcCCATTCCTCAACGTGAAGAGGACATCGTCAAATTGTCTGGGGGAG GTGATTGGCATATGGCATACATATGCATGTACAAGGCCCGGGTTGTTCGCATGTAA
- the LOC116201108 gene encoding ubiquitin carboxyl-terminal hydrolase 7-like isoform X2, which yields MVKGGLLKDDADWKTVGIKQGQKLMMMGTADEIVKAPEKGPVFVEDLPEEEQAVAVGHSAGLFNLGNTCYMNSTVQCLHSVPELKSALLQYRPSGRRNDLDQTSHMLTVATRDLFSELDKTAKPVAPMQFWMSLRKKYPQFGQLHNGVFMQQDAEECWTQLLYTLSLSLRSPGANDNLDTIKALFGIELVSRMHCQESGEESSEAESVYSLKCHISQEVNHLHEGLKHGLKSELEKASPPLGRSAIYIKESRINGLPRYLTIQFVRFFWKRESNQKAKILRKVDYPLELDVYDFCSSDLQKKLEAPRQFLRDEEGKKLGLKVAEKNAAAPKDDDEKMADAEGSSNTNGESSVASSQDAEDTQLTGVYDLVAVLTHKGRSADSGHYVAWVKQEDGKWIEYDDDNPIPQREEDIVKLSGGGDWHMAYICMYKARVVRM from the exons ATGGTCAAGGGTGGTCTGTTAAAG GATGATGCAGACTGGAAAACTGTTGGTATCAAACAG GGCCAAAAATTGATGATGATGGGAACAGCTGATGAGATTGTAAAAGCCCCAGAGAAGGGTCCTGTTTTTGTCGAAGATCTTCCTGAAGAAGAACAAGCTGTTGCAGTG GGTCACAGTGCAGGCTTATTCAATCTGGGAAATACATGCTACATGAACTCTACTGTACAGTGTCTACATTCTGTTCCTGAATTGAAGTCGGCCTTACTTCA GTATCGACCTTCTGGAAGAAGGAATGATCTGGATCAAACTTCTCATATGCTGACTGTTGCAACACGTGATTTGTTTAGTGAGTTGGATAAGACTGCGAAGCCTGTTGCGCCGATGCAATTTTGGATG TCCCTGCGGAAAAAATATCCTCAGTTTGGGCAGTTGCACAATGGTGTCTTCATGCAGCAG GATGCTGAAGAATGCTGGACTCAACTTTTATACACTCTTTCACTGTCTCTTCGGTCACCAGGTGCCAA CGACAATCTGGATACTATTAAAGCCCTTTTTGGTATTGAACTTGTGAGCAG GATGCATTGCCAAGAAAGTGGTGAAGAAAGCTCAGAAGCAGAGTCAGTTTATTCCCTTAAGTGCCACATATCACAAGAGGTGAACCATTTGCATGAAGGACTGAAACAT GGTTTGAAATCTGAATTGGAAAAGGCTTCGCCACCATTGGGGAGAAGTGCAATTTACATTAAGGAGTCTCGTATCAATGGCTTACCGAG GTATTTAACCATCCAGTTTGTTCGATTTTTCTGGAAGAGGGAGTCAAATCAGAAGGCCAAGATTCTGCGA AAAGTAGACTATCCTTTGGAGTTGGATGTCTATGATTTCTGTTCTAGTGACCTACAGAAGAAGTTGGAAGCCCCTCGCCAG TTTCTTAGGGATGAGGAAGGTAAAAAACTTGGACTAAAGGTAGCTGAGAAGAATGCTGCTGCACCAAAAGACGATGATGAGAAGATGGCTGATGCAGAG GGTTCATCAAACACAAACGGGGAGTCATCTGTGGCGTCTTCTCAAGATG CGGAGGACACCCAGCTGACCGGAGTTTATGACTTGGTTGCGGTCTTGACCCACAAGGGCAGAAGTGCTGATTCTGGACATTATGTCGCCTGGGTCAAGCAAGAAGATG GAAAATGGATCGagtatgatgatgataatcCCATTCCTCAACGTGAAGAGGACATCGTCAAATTGTCTGGGGGAG GTGATTGGCATATGGCATACATATGCATGTACAAGGCCCGGGTTGTTCGCATGTAA